AAACACCTATTAGTGATAAAATAATTTTAAGTTTGAAAGGAGATGAAGGCTTGTGTCTTTTTCTTATGAAGAGTTAGCAGAGATTCGCCACTATATCCACCAACACCCAGAATTGTCTGGTCAAGAATACCAGACAACCGCCTTTCTAAAAGAGCGTTTAGAAGAGTTGGGGATTCGTATTTTAGAGAGTGGATTAAAAACGGGTCTGATTGCAGAAATTGGATCCGGCCAACCGGTGGTAGCACTTCGAGCAGATATCGATGCCCTTCCAATTTTGGAACAAACAAATCTTCCCTACCAAAGTCAGAATCCAGGAGTCATGCATGCATGTGGCCATGATTTTCATCAAACCAGTCTTCTGGGAGCAGCAGCCCTTCTCAAGGAAATAGAAGACCAGCTTGAAGGGACCGTACGCTTGATCTTTCAACCAGCAGAAGAAACATCAGAAGGTGCTTCTGATGTTTTGGCAACAGGACTGTTGGAGGATGTTCAAGGAATTATTGGTTTTCACAACATTCCCCAGCTAAAAGCAGGGCAACTTGCCTTGAATGCTGGAGCTATGATGGCAGGGGTTGAGAAATTCAAGGTTACCGTGACAGGGGTTAGTAGCCATGCTGCAAGACCGGATTTGGGAGTTGATACGGTAACAGCCGTCACAACCATGGTTCAGAATGTACAATTATTAATTTCACGGACCATTTCTCCCTTTGAAACAGCTGTTTTGTCCATTACGCATCTAGATGTGGGTTCAACCTGGAATGTACTCCCAAAATCAGGCTATTTTGAAGGAACGATTCGCTCCTTTAATCCGAGTGTGCAAAGAGAGTTGAAGGAACATTTTATTTCGATCATTCGTCATATAGCAAAAAGTCTGGAAGTAGATGTAGCTTTTGAGTGGGGTGTGACACCTCCCGTTACCTTTAACGATGAGGAATTGACGCAGGTGGTTTGGGAAGCTTCACAAGACTTGGCTGAAGTGATTCCAGCAAATCCTTCTACTGCTGGAGAAGACTTCGCCTTTTACCAAGAGCGAATTCCTGGAGTCTTTGCCTTTATTGGTTCGAATGGAGAGCCGGATGCGCCAGACCTCCATCATGATCACATGACCATCGATGATGCAGCCTTTGAGGTTTCGGTTCCCTATTATGTTGAAAATGCGCAAGCTTTATTGCGGTATTTTAAGGCCAAAGATGTGTGATAAAGAAAAACTATCACCTCCATAAAAAATATATATTAGGCAAGTAAATGCTTTTTTGATAAAATTAAAAAATACTTTTAAAATGGCGTTTTATGTGCCTGAAACGAATAAGGAGATCCTATGAATCTAAAAAAAGTGATTAAGTATTCTGCTTTAGGATTAGTTGCAGTCCTTGCAACCAGTGCTTTAGTAGCATGTTCATCTGGTAAATCAGCCAGTGGTAAGAAAACCATTGAAGTTGGTACTGTTGGAACAACCAAACCATTCTCTTACGAAGAAAAAGACGGCAAGCTAACCGGTTATGAAATCGAAGTTTTGCGTGAAATCTTCAAAGGTTCAGACAAATATGAAGTAAACTTTAACAAAACAGAGTGGTCTTCAGTCTTCGCTGGCTTAGATAGTGACCGTTTCCAAATCGGTGCCAACAACATTAGCTACTCAAAAGAGCGGGAAGAAAAATACCTCTATCCAAATCCATATGCTCGTAATCCATTAGTATTGGTCGTACCAAAAGATTCTTCTATTAAATCTTTGGATGACATTGGTGGCAAGAAAACAGAAGTTGTTCAAGGAACATCTACTGCTAAACAATTAGAAGATTACAATAAAAAACATTCAGATAATCCAACTGACTTGCAATACACAGATGGAACCATTCAAACCATCATGGCTAATTTAGCGGATGGTCGTACAGATTACAAGATCTTCGAACGGATCTCAGTAGATACT
The Streptococcus parasanguinis genome window above contains:
- a CDS encoding amidohydrolase; the protein is MSFSYEELAEIRHYIHQHPELSGQEYQTTAFLKERLEELGIRILESGLKTGLIAEIGSGQPVVALRADIDALPILEQTNLPYQSQNPGVMHACGHDFHQTSLLGAAALLKEIEDQLEGTVRLIFQPAEETSEGASDVLATGLLEDVQGIIGFHNIPQLKAGQLALNAGAMMAGVEKFKVTVTGVSSHAARPDLGVDTVTAVTTMVQNVQLLISRTISPFETAVLSITHLDVGSTWNVLPKSGYFEGTIRSFNPSVQRELKEHFISIIRHIAKSLEVDVAFEWGVTPPVTFNDEELTQVVWEASQDLAEVIPANPSTAGEDFAFYQERIPGVFAFIGSNGEPDAPDLHHDHMTIDDAAFEVSVPYYVENAQALLRYFKAKDV
- a CDS encoding amino acid ABC transporter substrate-binding protein encodes the protein MNLKKVIKYSALGLVAVLATSALVACSSGKSASGKKTIEVGTVGTTKPFSYEEKDGKLTGYEIEVLREIFKGSDKYEVNFNKTEWSSVFAGLDSDRFQIGANNISYSKEREEKYLYPNPYARNPLVLVVPKDSSIKSLDDIGGKKTEVVQGTSTAKQLEDYNKKHSDNPTDLQYTDGTIQTIMANLADGRTDYKIFERISVDTIIRDQGYDNLKVIELPSDQQPYVYPIIAKEDKDLQKFVNKRIKELYDNGTLEKLSKKYFGGTYLPEAKDIKE